A region of Salinibacter sp. 10B DNA encodes the following proteins:
- a CDS encoding twin-arginine translocase TatA/TatE family subunit yields MGSFGPLEIILIFLVVLLIFGAKRIPEIARGIGKGIREFKDATSEISQELESEAQNRQINRPQSPQQGQPQARQSQQQPQQERSAADASDSSGDGSSDSEAADAESANPKKEAS; encoded by the coding sequence ATGGGCAGCTTCGGCCCCCTCGAAATTATTCTCATCTTCCTGGTTGTGCTCCTGATCTTCGGGGCCAAGCGTATCCCCGAGATCGCCCGCGGCATCGGCAAAGGCATCCGCGAATTCAAGGACGCGACGAGCGAGATCTCACAGGAGCTGGAATCCGAGGCTCAGAACCGGCAAATCAATCGGCCGCAGTCGCCCCAACAGGGGCAGCCGCAGGCGCGCCAGTCCCAGCAGCAACCGCAACAGGAGCGATCGGCCGCGGACGCGTCCGACTCCTCCGGCGACGGCTCGTCCGACTCCGAGGCCGCCGATGCCGAATCTGCGAACCCCAAGAAGGAAGCCTCCTAA